Proteins from a genomic interval of Providencia stuartii:
- a CDS encoding LysR family transcriptional regulator — protein sequence MNIRDLEYLDALGKFLNFKKAAQYCNVAQPTLSIQIGKLEHYLGCFLLERTTRRVNFTPLGLQILEHSKIILKEIEEIKKIAQQSTNNNVKIFHVGISDSLPEYFISYITEAVLSSDPSINLNLTIDKSEVLFSQLESMSLNLLIVSSTKCPDNFISASLINFPVSHQMAILKANNEQPTSILGSYSEIKSKICFRNGDKNMDNYLHIGNLINESIDALSKKNHIA from the coding sequence ATGAACATTAGAGATCTTGAATATTTAGATGCATTAGGAAAGTTTCTTAACTTTAAAAAGGCCGCACAATACTGCAATGTTGCTCAACCAACACTAAGTATTCAAATCGGAAAGCTTGAACATTATCTAGGGTGTTTTTTATTAGAAAGAACAACACGTCGAGTTAATTTCACACCATTAGGATTACAAATTTTAGAGCACAGTAAAATTATTTTGAAAGAAATAGAGGAAATTAAAAAAATCGCTCAACAATCAACAAACAATAATGTAAAAATATTCCATGTTGGTATTTCTGATTCATTACCAGAGTATTTTATTTCTTATATTACCGAAGCCGTCTTAAGTAGTGATCCTAGCATCAACTTAAACTTAACTATTGATAAATCTGAAGTACTTTTTTCACAATTGGAATCTATGTCTTTAAATTTACTGATTGTTTCATCAACAAAATGCCCTGATAACTTTATCTCAGCTTCATTGATTAATTTTCCCGTGAGCCATCAAATGGCAATTCTTAAAGCAAATAATGAACAGCCAACAAGCATTCTAGGCTCATACTCGGAAATCAAATCTAAAATTTGTTTTAGAAATGGAGATAAAAATATGGATAATTACTTACACATTGGCAACTTAATCAATGAATCTATAGACGCTTTATCGAAAAAGAATCATATCGCCTAA
- the hpaB gene encoding 4-hydroxyphenylacetate 3-monooxygenase, oxygenase component, whose product MKPEDFRSDAKRPFTGQEYLKSLQDGREIYIYGERVKDVTTHPAFRNSAASIGQLYDALHDKATHDQLCWGTDTGNGGYTHKFFRFAKSADELRQQRDAIADWSRQSYGWMGRTPDYKAAFASCLGANPEYYGQFADNARHWYKRIQESGLYFNHAIVNPPIDRHKPADEVKDVYIKLEKETDAGIIVSGAKVVATNSALTHYNFIGFGSAQVMGDNPDFALMFVAPMDADGVKLISRASYELVAGATGAPFDYPLSSRFDENDAILVMDHVLIPWENVLIYRDFDRARNWAVQGGFARLFPLQACVRLAVKLDFITGLLQKSLECTGVIDFRGVQADLGEVVAWRNLFWSLTDAMTSEAKAWEGGAYLPDTQAIQTYRVMAPMAYTKIKNIIESNVTSGLIYLPSSVKDMNNPEIDKYLAKYVRGSNGMDHVERIKILKLMWDAIGSEFGGRHELYEINYAGSQDEIRLQCLRHAYGSGNMKAMTDMVDRCLSDYDQHGWKRPHLHNNNDINQLDSLLK is encoded by the coding sequence ATGAAACCAGAAGATTTTCGCTCAGATGCCAAACGTCCATTCACTGGCCAAGAATACCTAAAAAGCCTGCAAGATGGCCGCGAGATTTATATTTATGGTGAGCGTGTAAAAGATGTCACCACTCATCCTGCATTTCGTAATTCAGCCGCTTCGATAGGACAGTTATATGATGCACTCCATGATAAAGCAACTCATGACCAGCTTTGCTGGGGAACCGACACCGGAAACGGCGGCTATACCCACAAATTCTTCCGCTTCGCCAAAAGTGCCGATGAATTACGCCAACAACGCGATGCAATTGCCGATTGGTCACGCCAAAGCTATGGATGGATGGGACGCACTCCAGACTATAAGGCGGCATTCGCCAGTTGTTTAGGCGCTAACCCTGAGTATTACGGTCAATTTGCTGACAATGCGCGTCATTGGTACAAACGTATTCAAGAAAGTGGGCTGTATTTTAACCATGCGATCGTAAATCCACCTATCGACCGCCATAAACCCGCCGATGAAGTAAAAGATGTCTACATCAAACTGGAAAAAGAAACTGATGCAGGTATCATCGTCAGCGGCGCAAAAGTGGTCGCGACCAACTCGGCTTTGACTCACTATAACTTCATCGGTTTTGGTTCCGCACAAGTTATGGGAGATAACCCTGATTTTGCATTGATGTTTGTCGCGCCAATGGATGCCGATGGAGTGAAACTCATTTCACGCGCATCCTATGAATTAGTTGCAGGTGCAACAGGCGCACCTTTTGACTACCCATTATCAAGTCGTTTTGATGAAAATGATGCGATATTAGTGATGGATCATGTTCTGATCCCTTGGGAAAACGTCTTAATTTATCGTGATTTCGATCGTGCGCGTAATTGGGCTGTACAAGGTGGTTTTGCACGTTTATTCCCATTACAAGCTTGTGTACGTTTAGCTGTCAAACTAGATTTTATCACTGGTTTATTACAAAAAAGCCTTGAATGTACAGGCGTTATCGATTTCCGAGGCGTACAAGCAGACTTAGGTGAAGTGGTTGCATGGCGTAATTTATTCTGGTCACTGACCGATGCAATGACTTCAGAAGCAAAAGCGTGGGAAGGCGGTGCATATTTACCAGATACTCAAGCGATTCAAACGTATCGAGTAATGGCACCAATGGCCTATACAAAAATTAAGAATATCATCGAAAGTAACGTAACGAGTGGTTTGATATATCTACCTTCTAGCGTGAAAGACATGAACAATCCAGAAATTGATAAGTATCTGGCAAAATATGTGCGTGGCTCTAACGGCATGGATCATGTAGAACGTATCAAGATCTTAAAACTCATGTGGGATGCGATTGGTAGTGAGTTCGGTGGACGTCATGAACTGTACGAAATTAACTATGCAGGTAGCCAAGACGAAATTCGTCTGCAATGTCTACGACATGCATATGGTTCAGGTAACATGAAGGCAATGACCGATATGGTTGACCGCTGTCTGTCTGATTACGATCAGCATGGCTGGAAACGCCCACATTTACATAACAACAATGATATTAATCAGTTAGATTCGCTGCTGAAGTAA
- the bcsD gene encoding cellulose biosynthesis protein BcsD translates to MIFDQDSYLQRGYKTGWHDLINFLFIEFSSGETNEGCKTLRKIGQQLGELHTIENSNTLSQLEKNINTVLEMFNWGFVKMAPANSELLIMHCAWPHAPTSVNKKWRRASASILEGLYTQWLITQGGNKSVPVLWNENATEDIFIFRYALFK, encoded by the coding sequence ATGATCTTTGACCAAGATAGTTATCTACAGCGCGGTTATAAGACAGGCTGGCATGATTTAATTAATTTTTTATTTATTGAATTTTCATCTGGAGAAACCAATGAAGGTTGTAAAACATTAAGAAAAATAGGACAACAACTTGGTGAGTTACATACTATTGAAAACTCAAATACATTAAGTCAGCTTGAGAAAAACATTAATACTGTTTTAGAGATGTTTAATTGGGGCTTTGTGAAGATGGCCCCCGCAAATAGCGAGTTATTAATTATGCATTGTGCATGGCCTCATGCACCAACATCTGTAAATAAAAAATGGCGAAGAGCTAGTGCTAGCATTTTAGAAGGGCTTTATACTCAGTGGTTAATAACCCAAGGTGGTAATAAATCAGTTCCCGTTTTATGGAATGAAAATGCCACTGAGGATATATTTATATTTCGTTATGCTTTATTTAAATAA
- the galU gene encoding UTP--glucose-1-phosphate uridylyltransferase GalU — translation MLKAVIPVAGLGTRMLPATKAIPKEMLPLVDKPIIQYIIKECYMAGINEIIFVTHSSKHSIENHFDTCFELKSLLEQKGKQQLLNEIEGICPKSIKIMHVRQGCSSGLGHAILCAKPLIGDNDFIVVLPDVIINEYDCNYESDNLPEMIDRFYSTGKSQILIERVNIEHVESYGIVDCHRNGDESDRFHDISAIIEKPKKDNAPSNLAIVGRYILSKHIWPLLEKTPIGVSGEIQLTDALSMLLKTHAIEGYHIKGRSHDCGDKMGYMKAFFEYSRQHQTFGYQFHRWIKDHVEVI, via the coding sequence ATGTTAAAAGCAGTAATACCTGTTGCGGGTTTAGGTACTCGCATGCTGCCTGCAACAAAAGCAATACCTAAAGAGATGTTACCCCTTGTAGATAAACCTATTATACAGTACATAATAAAAGAATGTTATATGGCCGGTATCAATGAAATTATCTTTGTTACTCATTCATCTAAACATTCCATTGAGAATCATTTTGATACTTGTTTTGAGTTGAAATCATTGTTAGAACAAAAAGGAAAGCAGCAATTATTAAATGAAATCGAGGGCATTTGCCCCAAAAGTATAAAGATAATGCATGTGAGACAAGGCTGTTCAAGTGGCTTAGGACATGCAATATTATGCGCAAAGCCATTGATTGGTGATAACGACTTTATCGTTGTATTGCCCGATGTCATTATTAATGAATATGACTGTAATTATGAATCTGATAATTTACCTGAAATGATTGACCGTTTTTACTCAACAGGCAAAAGTCAGATATTAATTGAGCGAGTCAATATAGAGCATGTGGAAAGTTATGGTATTGTCGATTGTCACCGAAACGGTGACGAGAGTGACCGCTTTCATGATATCTCCGCAATTATAGAAAAACCAAAAAAAGATAATGCTCCATCAAATCTCGCTATTGTTGGTCGTTATATTTTAAGTAAACATATTTGGCCATTATTAGAAAAAACACCTATTGGGGTAAGTGGTGAGATCCAGTTAACAGATGCGCTTTCAATGTTACTGAAAACACACGCGATTGAAGGTTATCATATAAAAGGACGTTCTCATGATTGTGGTGACAAAATGGGGTATATGAAAGCATTCTTTGAATATAGTCGACAGCATCAAACTTTTGGTTATCAGTTTCATCGTTGGATAAAAGATCATGTGGAAGTTATCTAG
- a CDS encoding cellulose synthase subunit BcsC-related outer membrane protein — MRLDPHKDISPESLQQAREWAKNGHIKQAIQAYDKLFANHPPTGDLALEYYETLAGSKAHLDKAILALTERVQHSPSDFKAQRILATVLTYQEKTRREGIQKLFQIENKNEVVIHSLKQALLWLQPNEQDLPLYQNFISLSPKDDSVMEYYHSRVGNNETLSGFSLLNKGHIAQAKQKFTAVLMKDPKKVDAIAGLGYVALHQKDYQQAEKLLTEAANNTKEHKKTQWLKDAQNMGYYSAIDTVKQLIRSKQYDKALILINETHASDTQQLITLDLFRGQLYRAKKDYSSAESLYQQLDKKYPNNKLIKEQLIWVFAEQKKYAEFEQLLQSLPPAERHAYQQKIDTSEQHRQSAAKALDNGLISEAEHILKNALVKAPQNAWLTLDYARVLMKKGELEKANAMMNNLVANYPSAATWHSALIWESEQNQWNNVLILINKIPTEFQSDEIITLKKRATLNKQIDIAQHYIDNGNYNAALNTLRHNINTLPDNPSDIGRLAQLYMDAGDSQQAVNIIRQNLSATPQGNLKDYTQQILILRRLGYYSEAESLMNTPALLSAMSEKEISNIRISYLSEQADSFRENGYLNEAWQILAPEIKNDPNNSKLLLSTARIYQANGQSDQATDIYRYILSISPKNQEALIGLVNLAISNKNITEAKKYFADIKPTDHTDYIVLSARLAQLTGDNNQAIKLLKTAQWGLVQPQKNLTYLPINHPLSGEMQTYRYQNNRQKEQLNHIETLLADLRQKTSVSINSEVQFTRHSGESGLSQLTELKETVTLSLPLFDDVKLALNVSPSMMSSGKTPAENASLVGSGALTRANRRSLVESDLRNDLHADEINERAIQGLESSMMLKGDNFQFDFGHTNSDGVIVSLVGGAEWMLETSPNSRLTFGAERRAVTDSLLSYSGLIDSTTGRKWGAVTRNAVSTQYAWDDSQYGAYAKVAINKYIGTQVPNNQSIDLNTGTYIYGINKKDKSLKFGANVHYMGFDKNLNHYTLGQAGYFSPQRYIAISLPVSYEQTIDKLSLKLNSTLGYQSYSSNSADYYPTDKRYQAELKNYSQNDEYIDYVYEKSSEKGFSYSINFDTNYKVSPSSFIGANVSYNTFGNYNETKANIYFKYLFDNDILGK; from the coding sequence ATGCGCCTCGATCCCCATAAAGATATCTCGCCTGAATCCTTACAACAGGCTCGTGAATGGGCGAAAAATGGTCATATCAAGCAAGCTATACAAGCTTACGATAAGCTATTTGCCAATCATCCACCTACTGGTGATCTTGCATTAGAATACTATGAAACACTCGCTGGCAGTAAAGCGCATTTAGATAAAGCGATTTTAGCATTAACCGAAAGAGTACAGCACTCCCCTTCTGATTTTAAAGCGCAACGTATTCTAGCGACTGTATTAACCTATCAGGAAAAAACACGACGCGAAGGAATACAAAAACTCTTTCAAATTGAAAATAAAAATGAAGTTGTGATTCATTCACTTAAGCAGGCTCTACTTTGGCTGCAACCTAATGAACAGGATTTACCCCTGTATCAGAATTTTATTAGTTTATCGCCAAAGGATGATAGCGTAATGGAGTATTATCACAGTCGTGTTGGAAATAACGAGACCCTTTCAGGATTTTCCTTACTAAATAAAGGGCACATTGCTCAAGCTAAACAGAAATTTACCGCTGTTTTGATGAAGGATCCTAAAAAAGTTGATGCTATCGCAGGACTTGGTTACGTGGCATTACATCAAAAAGATTACCAACAAGCAGAAAAACTACTGACTGAAGCGGCAAATAACACAAAAGAACATAAGAAAACACAATGGCTAAAAGATGCTCAAAATATGGGCTATTATTCAGCAATCGATACTGTGAAACAATTAATACGCAGTAAGCAGTATGATAAGGCATTGATATTAATCAATGAAACTCATGCCAGTGATACACAACAACTCATCACCCTTGATTTATTTCGCGGACAACTTTATCGAGCAAAAAAAGATTATTCCAGTGCAGAATCACTGTATCAGCAGCTTGATAAAAAATACCCTAATAACAAATTAATAAAAGAGCAGTTAATTTGGGTGTTTGCAGAGCAAAAAAAATATGCTGAATTTGAACAATTACTACAGTCATTACCGCCTGCTGAGCGTCATGCTTACCAACAAAAAATAGATACCAGTGAACAACACCGACAAAGTGCGGCAAAGGCGCTCGATAACGGTTTAATCAGTGAGGCTGAACATATTCTTAAGAACGCCCTTGTGAAAGCACCTCAAAATGCTTGGCTAACCTTAGACTATGCTCGAGTGTTAATGAAAAAAGGTGAGCTCGAAAAAGCCAATGCCATGATGAATAATCTAGTTGCTAACTATCCGTCAGCAGCAACTTGGCATAGCGCTCTCATTTGGGAATCTGAACAGAACCAGTGGAATAATGTACTCATTTTAATTAATAAAATTCCGACTGAATTTCAGAGCGATGAAATCATCACACTCAAAAAACGGGCTACATTAAATAAGCAAATCGATATTGCTCAACATTACATTGATAATGGCAACTATAATGCCGCTTTAAATACATTGAGACATAATATCAATACATTACCAGATAATCCCAGTGATATTGGCCGTCTTGCTCAGCTATATATGGATGCCGGCGACAGCCAACAAGCCGTTAATATTATTCGTCAAAATTTATCGGCAACCCCCCAGGGAAACTTAAAAGATTATACACAGCAGATTCTTATTTTACGTCGCTTAGGTTACTACTCTGAAGCAGAAAGCTTAATGAATACCCCTGCTTTACTGAGTGCGATGAGTGAAAAAGAAATCAGCAATATCAGAATAAGCTATCTCAGTGAACAAGCGGACTCATTTCGTGAAAATGGCTATTTGAATGAAGCTTGGCAAATATTAGCACCAGAAATAAAAAATGACCCTAATAACAGCAAGTTACTCCTAAGTACAGCGCGTATTTATCAAGCCAATGGCCAATCAGACCAAGCAACCGATATTTATCGCTATATTTTGTCCATTTCCCCCAAAAACCAAGAAGCATTAATTGGTTTAGTCAACTTAGCAATTAGCAATAAAAACATTACAGAAGCGAAGAAATACTTTGCTGATATCAAGCCGACGGACCATACCGATTATATCGTTCTATCTGCACGTCTCGCGCAACTTACAGGGGATAATAACCAAGCTATAAAATTATTAAAAACCGCACAATGGGGATTAGTTCAACCACAAAAAAATCTCACTTATTTGCCTATCAATCATCCCTTATCTGGGGAAATGCAGACTTATCGCTATCAAAATAATCGGCAAAAAGAGCAACTCAATCACATCGAAACGTTGTTGGCAGATTTGCGGCAAAAAACATCTGTATCGATAAATAGTGAAGTACAGTTTACCCGTCATTCAGGGGAGTCGGGGCTAAGTCAATTAACTGAGCTCAAAGAAACAGTCACACTCTCACTACCATTATTTGATGATGTGAAATTAGCGCTAAATGTTTCGCCCTCGATGATGAGCTCAGGTAAAACCCCCGCAGAAAATGCCAGTCTCGTGGGGAGTGGTGCTTTGACGCGTGCGAATAGACGTAGCTTGGTAGAAAGTGATTTGCGAAATGATTTACATGCCGATGAGATTAATGAGCGTGCAATACAAGGCTTAGAATCAAGCATGATGCTCAAAGGTGATAACTTCCAATTCGATTTCGGGCATACCAATAGCGATGGCGTAATTGTTTCTTTGGTGGGTGGGGCAGAATGGATGCTCGAAACGTCACCAAACAGTCGATTAACTTTTGGTGCAGAGCGAAGAGCCGTTACAGACAGTCTCCTTTCCTATAGTGGACTCATAGATAGCACAACAGGGAGAAAGTGGGGAGCAGTCACCCGTAACGCCGTTTCAACACAATATGCTTGGGATGACAGCCAATATGGTGCATATGCAAAAGTGGCCATTAATAAATATATTGGTACACAAGTGCCTAATAACCAATCCATTGATTTAAATACGGGCACTTACATTTATGGCATAAATAAAAAGGATAAATCATTAAAGTTTGGCGCGAACGTTCATTATATGGGATTTGATAAAAACCTAAATCACTATACCTTAGGGCAAGCAGGTTACTTTAGTCCTCAAAGATATATTGCGATTTCTTTACCCGTTTCTTATGAACAAACGATAGATAAATTATCATTAAAATTAAACTCTACATTAGGCTATCAATCATATTCTTCTAATAGCGCGGATTATTATCCCACTGATAAGCGATATCAGGCAGAGTTAAAAAATTATTCTCAGAATGATGAATATATAGATTACGTATATGAAAAATCCAGTGAAAAAGGATTCAGTTACTCCATTAATTTTGACACTAATTATAAAGTTTCACCATCGTCATTTATCGGCGCTAATGTAAGCTACAATACTTTTGGTAATTACAACGAAACAAAAGCAAATATTTACTTTAAATATTTATTCGACAACGATATACTAGGAAAATAA
- a CDS encoding GGDEF domain-containing protein, which translates to MFDIKKNLLVKNKAIPLNSITNQAVMMLLINKYGEIVYASELFLTHNHYTHDEIMGYKIKIKTDHLILEKNNSYDIFRYNDFEKELFFINKNNKKLVFITKLIKTNIKGDSQFRYCITFVEVTRLIANNNKLLFQVNHDSLTKVLNRYGFYKKANEKIKSIKNNIESFYLAIIDIDGFKRVNDTLGHQYGDYLLKKMATNIKKLLPSDAILARLGGDEFALMINSHQNADYIFLNLVNRMNCYSYHYLAIKISNISISIGVAQYPLHGSHLKVLLKNADIALYQAKKLGGNQTKKYL; encoded by the coding sequence ATGTTTGACATTAAAAAAAACCTATTAGTTAAAAACAAAGCTATTCCATTAAATTCAATCACAAATCAAGCAGTCATGATGCTGCTGATTAATAAATATGGAGAAATAGTTTACGCTAGTGAACTTTTTTTAACGCATAACCACTATACCCATGATGAAATCATGGGATATAAAATAAAAATAAAAACGGACCATCTTATATTAGAAAAGAATAATAGTTATGATATTTTCCGTTATAACGACTTTGAAAAGGAACTGTTTTTTATAAACAAAAACAATAAAAAGCTAGTGTTTATCACGAAATTAATAAAAACAAATATAAAGGGAGATAGCCAATTTAGATATTGCATAACATTCGTTGAAGTGACTAGATTAATAGCGAACAACAATAAATTACTTTTCCAAGTTAATCATGATTCTTTAACAAAGGTACTCAATAGATATGGATTTTATAAAAAGGCAAATGAAAAGATAAAATCAATAAAAAATAACATAGAAAGCTTTTACTTAGCAATTATTGATATTGATGGCTTTAAGCGTGTAAATGATACGTTAGGTCATCAGTACGGTGATTACTTATTAAAGAAAATGGCCACAAATATTAAAAAACTTTTGCCTAGCGACGCCATTTTAGCTCGGCTTGGTGGGGATGAATTTGCATTAATGATTAATAGTCATCAAAATGCCGATTACATCTTTTTAAACCTAGTTAATCGTATGAATTGCTATTCATACCATTACTTAGCCATAAAGATATCCAATATAAGTATTAGTATCGGTGTTGCTCAATATCCACTACATGGGTCCCATTTAAAGGTATTATTGAAAAATGCTGATATTGCTTTATATCAAGCCAAAAAACTAGGAGGCAATCAAACAAAAAAATATCTTTAA